Genomic segment of Streptomyces longhuiensis:
GAGTCGAAGTCCTTGAGCAGCCGGCTGCCGAACACGATGGCCAGGATGAGGAGTACGGACACGATGACGCCGGCGAGCGTGGCCCGCCCCGCGACCGAACGCGGTCCGGGCCTGCGGGCCGCGCCGGCGGGCGGTGACGCGTCCAGGGTGTCGGCGACGGGGGGTGCGGGTGGCTCAGTCACCCGGCCTACGATAGGGAGTTTTATACGAGTTTTGCCCGTTCTGGGAGGCGCATGAGTGACGTGTCGGCGGGACGCACGCCCTATGGCCGTTCCGCCCCGATGTTCCGCATGCGGCCGTACGCGTAGACGCAGCCGGCGAGAGCGAGGTCGGACAGCAGCATGAATCCGATGGAGTACGAGTTCTTGGCGCTGTAGACCGCACCCATGACGAGCGGTGGCACGAACCCGCCGAGGCCACCCATCGCGCCGACGATGCCGGTGACGGAGCCGACCTGCGGTTGCGGAGTGACCTGGGAGACGAGCGCGAAGACGCTGCCGCTGGCCGTGCCGAGTCCGGCGGCCATCAGCAGGAAGCAGACCGTGCCTGTCGGGTTCAGCTGCGGGTCGAAGGCCTGGATGATCGCGAAGAGCGCGACGACGGCGAGGGCGCAGGCGGTGACGGTGGCGGGGTGGATCCGGTCGGACAGCCAGCCACCGATGGGCCTGAAGACGACCGTGACCAGCGCGAATCCGGCCGCCTTGGTGCCCGCGTCGGTGGGGTCGAGCTCGTACCAGGTCTTCAGATACGTGGGCAGGTAGACGCCGAAGGCGACGATGCCGCCGAACCCGATCGCATAGAGGCCCGACAGCTCCCATGTCACCCTCAGACGTCCCGCCTGCCCGAGCCGGGTGGCGAGGGGGCTGCTGGGGATCGGCCGGTCGGGGCGGTCGGTGATGAGGAACAGAGCGAGCAGCGCGTACACGGCCAGCGCGACGGCCACGACGAGGAACGGCAGGTTCTCACCGTGTTTGGAGATGCGCGGCGTGAAATAGCCGGACAGGGCCACACCGCCCATGCCCATACCGAAGATGCCGAGCGCGAACCCCCGGCGGGCCGGCGGGAACCACGAGTTCACGAGCGGGATGCCGATGGCGAACGTGGTGCCGCCGATACCGAGCAGGAAGCCGACACCGAGCATCGCGACGAAGGAGTTCTTGGCGGGGATGACCAGGAGCACGGGGATGATCGTCAGGGCGGAGACCAGCGGGAACATCAGCTTGGCGCCGTAGCGGTCGGTCAGCGCGCCGACCGGGACGCGGCCGAGGGAGCCCACGATGACGGGCACCGCGACGAGGAACGACTGATGGAACGAGCTCAGGTTCAGACGGTCTTTGAAGTCGCCACCCAGCGGCGCGAGGAGCGCCCACGCCCAGAAGGTGAGGGCGAACCCGACGGTGGCCACGGCCAGGTTGCGGTAGGCCGCGGCGGGCGGCCGGGCCGTCGTCTGCTCCGGTGCGAGGTGTTCCACATGCCGATGCTAGGAAGACCCGGAGCGTCCCGGCCTGATCTGGTGGTCCGTTCGATTCGCTCACCCCGGGCCGGCGTCAGCATATGTTGACGCCAGCCCGGCCGTCAGCATATGCTGACGGCCATGGAGAGCACACTCGAAATCGCCGAGGGCGCAGCCAGCAGCGACCCGGACACCGGGCTCCGCGCGGTGGCCGCCCTACGAGAACTCACCGAACGACTGGAGATCCTCCAGGTGGAGAACGCCCGCAAGCTGGGATGGTCCTGGCAGGACATCGCTGAGCGGCTCGGCGTCACCAAGCAGACCGTGCACCGCAAGTACGGCCGCATGATGGGGAGTCGATGATGTTCGAACGCTTCAGCCCGGACGCCCGCACCGTGGTGGTCCACACCCAGGAACACGCCCGCCGGCTCGGCCACCACCACGTCGGCCCGGAGCATCTCCTGCTCGCCCTCGTCTCCATGGACCAGCCCGCGAGCGCCGTACTGCGCGAGCACGGCGTGACGCCGCAGGGCGTGGAGGACGAGATCGTGCGTCTGGTCGGACTCGGGGGCGGGTCCCGCCTGTTCGGCACCCTCGACCGGGACGCGCTGGCGTCCGTGGGGATCGACATCGACGCGGTACGCGCCAGGATCGAGGAGTCCTTCGGACCGGAAGCCCTCGCGCGCGCCGGCAGTGCCGTCCACGATGGGCGCCGCCCGTCGAGGCGCGGCCCGCGTCGCGCGGTGCCCACGGCCCTCGCCCGCCACTGGCGACGCCGACGCGCCGCCCGACGCCCCGTCCTCACGGCACCGGCCGCCGCCCCCACGGGCCTGTACCAAGCAGCCGGCGCTCGCCCCAGCGGGCACATCCGGTTCTCCCCTCGCGCCAAGGAGAGCCTTGCGAACACCGTCCGCGAGGCACAGGCCCGGCACGACAGTCACATCGGCGTCGAGCACCTCGGCCTCAGCCTCGTCACCATGACCAGCGGCCTCGTGCCTTCGGTGCTGTCGGCGCTCGGCGCCTCGGCCCCGGAGCTGCGCACCGCGATCACCGACCGGTACCGGCAGGCGAGCTGATCCCCTCCTTCCCTCCGGCCATGTGGCTACGGCGCCGTCGCCGTGGTCCGGTCGGGGGCGGGCGGGGCCGCCGGGTCGACGGTGAGGACGAGGAACGTCGCGACGAGCGCGCTGGCCCCCGCGAGCCCCGCCGCAAGACGGCGGCGGGTCGTGAGAGTGGGGAGAGGCGTGGGGCCTGCGGGCTTGCGGTGGCGTCCCATGGTCGGTCTCTCTGTTTCGGTCCGGGCCGGGTCAGAACGTGAAGCACTCTGCGTGGATGTGATCCTCGGGCACCCCGGCCCGGACCAGCGCCGTCGTGGCCGCGGAGGTCATGCCGGGCGGCCCGCACACGTACACGTCGTGCTCGGCGAGTTCGGGTACGAGATTGCGCAGGGCCTGCGGTGCGAGCGGGTCGAACGAGGCGTCCGACGGGCCGAGCAGATAGTGCAGGGCCGCCTGCCTGCTGCGGGCGATCGCCTCCAACTCCCCACTCAGGAGGAGATGTTCGGCCGTGCTCGCGCGGTAGAGGAGAGTGAGGTCGCCCGGCGCCCCGGGCAGCGTCTCGAACAGGGCCCGCAGGGGTGTGATGCCGACGCCGCCCGCCAGGAGCAGCACCTTGCGCCGGGTGCGGCGGTGCGCGGTGAGCGCGCCGAACGGGCCGGTGGCCAGGACGCGCGTGCCCGGCGCGATCCTGCGGACGCGGCGCGTGTGCCGGCCAAGTGCCTTGACGGTGATACGCAGTGCGTCGCCGCGCACCGGCGCCGAGAGGGAGAACGGGAGCGACGTGTGCCAGAGCCCGCCCCTGAGGAATCGCCAGCGGAAGAACTGGCCGGGCTCGGCACGCAGTCCGTCGAGCCCGATGCCCTGCATGACGACGGAGAAGACGCCAGGCCCTTCACCATGGACGGCGACCACGCGCAGGCTGTGCCGTAGCGCCTGGTGGACGGGCACGACCAGCCGGTACCAGACGAGCAGTACGGCGACGGCCGCGTGCAGGAGGGCCCACAGCCACCGCGTGAGGACGTCGCTTGCGACGTCCGGGCCCGCGAGTTGATGCACGAAGCCCAGCGCGGCGCCCAGGTAGGTGAGCAGATGCAGGGCCCGCCACGTCTCGTGGGTGACGCGGCGGCGCACCGCACGAGCGCTGCTCACGCCCACGGCGACGAGCAGGCCCGTACCGGCGAACGCGGCCGCGATGGCCGGGTAGCCGAGGAGATCCACGACGGTGGACACGAGGTCGGTGCCGGCGTGGGTGGCGTATCCGCACACCGCGAGGACCAGATGGGCCGCGCACAGCTCCAGGACATGACGGCCCCCGGTGGCGTGACGGCGGGCGAGGCGGTCGGCGCCGACACCGTGCTCGACCGCGGGGATGCGCGCCATGAGGAAGAGCATGACGAGGACGCCGTAGCCGGCGAGCAGTCCAGTGAGATGAGCGCCGGTCGCGAAGAGCGCGTCCAGGCGCGCCGACGGTTCGGCCTGCACGGCCCAGAGGGCGCCGACGCCGATGCCGCCCACGACGATGCCGGCGCGCAGCGCGCGGGGCGAGATGCGCAGGGGCGCGGCGGGGCGGCCGATGCGGGGCCGGCGAGTGGGCCGCGGGGGTACGGGCGGGAGTTCCGCGCCCGGCCCCTCGACGTGGCGCAGGTACGCGTTCAGTGCGGGGTACCTGGAGAGTTCGGATGTGCTGGCGGCCTCGGTCGTCACGCAGCCACAGTAGGGGTGGGAAGGGGTGAAGAAGGCCAGGTCAGAGCCTTCACACTGATCCTTAAGGCGGGCTTGAGGATCGCCTCACGAGTGGTTAAGCCACGGCCGCGCCCAACCCGGACGGAGGGCCGCGCGACCGCGCCGGAAACACTGCTCCACGTTTGCGACTTCTTCGCCAGGTCACCGTCCCGGACAAGAGTGACTCCCGTACCGCACAAAGGACTTCGACTTCTTGTACACATTGTCGGACAGGCCGGGGAACCGACGCCCCTGTGGAGCGAGATACGAACCACTCACCCCCTGGTACAAAGAACACGTCTTCGGCTCCTCCCGACCGTGCCTCACTCATCGGACACGGCTCACGAGACAGATGTGCCGGCCGGACCGGCCCGCGCCGAAGCCCCCGCACCGAGCCTCGACCAGGCATGCCGGGCGCACTGATCAACAGGCGGCTCAGAGCAGCCCCCACCCGTGCAGAAAGGCCGACGGTTTGAACCCGCAGACATTTCAGGACGAGGCACCTCCCCACATACCCCCGCCGGGTCAGCGCATTGTGATCATCGAGGACGACGAGGCACTGGGTCGCTCCGCCGCCGCCCACATCGGCCGCTGGTACGGCACGGTGCACCGCCTGCCGCGGCCCGATGACGACACGCTGAGCGAGCACCTCGATCAGTCCGTCGACGCCGTCGCCGTCGTCTCCCGCGACGACATCGTCGCCTTGCGCTATGCCCTGCTGGCCGAACACCTCAAGCCGGGCATCCGGTTGGTCGTGACCCTCTTCGACCGCACGGTCGCCGACGAGGTCTCCCGTACGGTCCCCAACTGCACCGTTCTGAGCATGACCGATGCCATCGTGCCGAGCCTCCTGGCCGAGTGCCTCGCTCCGAGCTACGCCATGCTCCAGCCCGACGGCGGCGGCGTCATCGCGGTCCGGCGGGAAGACGGGACCACTTCCGTCGAGCACCTGCACGGACGTGCTCTCGCGGCCCACGCACCCGTTCACCCCCGGGCGTCCTTCCGTGCGTGGCTGCGCTCCCTCGGGACCTCGGCCAAGGCGCTCATCGCGAGTCTGGCCGCTCTGTCGGTGGCCTTCTCGGTGGACATCGCGCTCGGCATCCTCGTCCTGCACGAGCACTGGACCGACTCCGTGTGGAACGCCGCCCGCGCCCTCACCACGATCGGCTCCTCGCCGGCGGCCGAGCACGGACCCGGCTGGTACAAGGTCCTGTCCGCCGTCTCCATGCTCGCGGTCCTGGTGCTGGCGGCCATCTTCACCGCGAGCGTCGTCGACCGGTTCACCGGGCACCGCATGACGAGCATCCTGGGCGCCCGCTCCATCCCGCGCCGCGGCCACGTCATCGTCGTCGGCCTCGGACAGGTGGGCCTGCGGCTGTCCGCGCGGCTGAAGGACCTCGGCATCAAGGTCGTCGCCGTGGAACGCAACCCCCAGGCGGCGTGCCTGCCCCTGGCCCGCTCCCTGAACATCCCCGTCGTCCTCGGCCGGGGCGGCGACCGCTTCC
This window contains:
- a CDS encoding nitrate/nitrite transporter, with the protein product MEHLAPEQTTARPPAAAYRNLAVATVGFALTFWAWALLAPLGGDFKDRLNLSSFHQSFLVAVPVIVGSLGRVPVGALTDRYGAKLMFPLVSALTIIPVLLVIPAKNSFVAMLGVGFLLGIGGTTFAIGIPLVNSWFPPARRGFALGIFGMGMGGVALSGYFTPRISKHGENLPFLVVAVALAVYALLALFLITDRPDRPIPSSPLATRLGQAGRLRVTWELSGLYAIGFGGIVAFGVYLPTYLKTWYELDPTDAGTKAAGFALVTVVFRPIGGWLSDRIHPATVTACALAVVALFAIIQAFDPQLNPTGTVCFLLMAAGLGTASGSVFALVSQVTPQPQVGSVTGIVGAMGGLGGFVPPLVMGAVYSAKNSYSIGFMLLSDLALAGCVYAYGRMRNIGAERP
- a CDS encoding Clp protease N-terminal domain-containing protein, whose translation is MMFERFSPDARTVVVHTQEHARRLGHHHVGPEHLLLALVSMDQPASAVLREHGVTPQGVEDEIVRLVGLGGGSRLFGTLDRDALASVGIDIDAVRARIEESFGPEALARAGSAVHDGRRPSRRGPRRAVPTALARHWRRRRAARRPVLTAPAAAPTGLYQAAGARPSGHIRFSPRAKESLANTVREAQARHDSHIGVEHLGLSLVTMTSGLVPSVLSALGASAPELRTAITDRYRQAS
- a CDS encoding NAD-binding protein, which codes for MIIEDDEALGRSAAAHIGRWYGTVHRLPRPDDDTLSEHLDQSVDAVAVVSRDDIVALRYALLAEHLKPGIRLVVTLFDRTVADEVSRTVPNCTVLSMTDAIVPSLLAECLAPSYAMLQPDGGGVIAVRREDGTTSVEHLHGRALAAHAPVHPRASFRAWLRSLGTSAKALIASLAALSVAFSVDIALGILVLHEHWTDSVWNAARALTTIGSSPAAEHGPGWYKVLSAVSMLAVLVLAAIFTASVVDRFTGHRMTSILGARSIPRRGHVIVVGLGQVGLRLSARLKDLGIKVVAVERNPQAACLPLARSLNIPVVLGRGGDRFLLERLSVLRARGLAAVGSDSLANMAVAVAARAVAPDQRIILRAGSDEVTTDSQSLFRIGAVCDFPRIVGAFVAASVLGAEPSSVFVAEDRTCALFPDGQVVDLATWDTRPTDPRQGANESEAGHTASDVEASAATN
- a CDS encoding AsnC family protein, whose amino-acid sequence is MESTLEIAEGAASSDPDTGLRAVAALRELTERLEILQVENARKLGWSWQDIAERLGVTKQTVHRKYGRMMGSR
- a CDS encoding ferredoxin reductase family protein, encoding MTTEAASTSELSRYPALNAYLRHVEGPGAELPPVPPRPTRRPRIGRPAAPLRISPRALRAGIVVGGIGVGALWAVQAEPSARLDALFATGAHLTGLLAGYGVLVMLFLMARIPAVEHGVGADRLARRHATGGRHVLELCAAHLVLAVCGYATHAGTDLVSTVVDLLGYPAIAAAFAGTGLLVAVGVSSARAVRRRVTHETWRALHLLTYLGAALGFVHQLAGPDVASDVLTRWLWALLHAAVAVLLVWYRLVVPVHQALRHSLRVVAVHGEGPGVFSVVMQGIGLDGLRAEPGQFFRWRFLRGGLWHTSLPFSLSAPVRGDALRITVKALGRHTRRVRRIAPGTRVLATGPFGALTAHRRTRRKVLLLAGGVGITPLRALFETLPGAPGDLTLLYRASTAEHLLLSGELEAIARSRQAALHYLLGPSDASFDPLAPQALRNLVPELAEHDVYVCGPPGMTSAATTALVRAGVPEDHIHAECFTF